From the Luteolibacter arcticus genome, one window contains:
- a CDS encoding trypsin-like peptidase domain-containing protein gives MFHPKPIILLGLALVATAAESPRLPADQAAGLCQVDASPAPAVEAPRQASFAPLLEKVTPSVVSIFPAMILSDPTAAGPLERFFGKEGEAGSESEGPQEKITSMGSGVILSSDGWIVTNSHVVHLQNGKIADTFFVELHDHRRFHATIAGADPATDLALLKIDAKDLSPLKFADSEQVKAGDLVFAVGNPFQVGMTCTMGMVSATRRSNLGIGGSSAFESYIQTDAAINPGNSGGALIDASGRLIGINTAIWGGIGGNVGIGFAIPSNLVRHIVARLAEEGKVTRGFFGISSTGVDDKKAGKVKLPKVAGAAVEAIMEDSPAGSAGLKAGDIVVKAAGKPVISRGDLRFELSLVKPGDSIELVYWRDGAEHTATLVSSAEPMKAAKLGDARVDKLPGVSFRVSDGEVAVVEVTSTEAKRAGLEPGMVIVSVNGTEVTDLASLESSLRNGVNKVKTLLNRIENTLALRAE, from the coding sequence GTGTTCCACCCGAAACCCATCATCCTGTTAGGCCTTGCTCTTGTTGCCACGGCGGCCGAATCACCACGCCTGCCCGCCGATCAAGCGGCCGGGCTTTGCCAAGTCGATGCCTCCCCCGCCCCGGCCGTCGAGGCACCGCGGCAAGCATCGTTCGCGCCGCTGTTAGAGAAGGTCACGCCTTCGGTCGTCTCGATCTTCCCGGCGATGATCCTGAGCGATCCGACGGCGGCCGGCCCGCTCGAGCGTTTCTTCGGAAAGGAAGGTGAAGCCGGCAGCGAGTCGGAAGGCCCGCAGGAAAAAATCACCAGCATGGGCTCCGGCGTGATCCTTTCCAGCGACGGCTGGATCGTGACGAACAGCCACGTGGTCCACCTGCAGAATGGCAAGATCGCCGATACGTTCTTCGTGGAACTGCACGACCACCGGCGCTTCCACGCAACCATCGCCGGCGCGGATCCGGCGACGGACCTCGCGCTGCTGAAGATCGATGCCAAGGATCTTTCCCCGCTGAAGTTCGCCGACAGCGAGCAGGTGAAGGCCGGCGATCTCGTCTTCGCGGTGGGTAATCCCTTTCAAGTCGGCATGACCTGCACGATGGGCATGGTCTCCGCCACCCGCCGGTCGAACCTCGGCATCGGCGGATCGAGCGCCTTCGAAAGCTACATTCAGACCGACGCCGCCATCAACCCGGGCAACTCCGGCGGTGCCTTGATCGATGCCTCCGGCCGGCTGATCGGCATCAATACCGCGATCTGGGGCGGCATCGGCGGTAATGTCGGCATCGGCTTCGCCATCCCCTCGAATCTCGTCCGGCATATCGTCGCCAGGCTCGCCGAGGAGGGCAAGGTCACGCGCGGATTCTTCGGCATCAGCAGCACCGGTGTGGACGACAAGAAGGCGGGGAAGGTCAAGCTGCCGAAGGTCGCCGGAGCCGCGGTCGAGGCGATCATGGAAGACAGCCCGGCGGGCAGCGCGGGCCTCAAGGCCGGCGACATCGTCGTAAAGGCCGCAGGCAAGCCGGTCATCTCGCGCGGCGACCTTCGCTTCGAACTGTCATTGGTGAAGCCCGGCGATTCGATCGAACTCGTCTATTGGCGCGACGGCGCGGAACACACGGCAACGCTGGTTTCGTCCGCCGAGCCGATGAAGGCCGCGAAGCTCGGAGATGCTCGCGTGGACAAACTGCCGGGCGTGTCCTTCCGCGTCAGCGACGGCGAGGTCGCCGTGGTCGAAGTGACCTCCACAGAAGCGAAGCGTGCCGGACTGGAGCCCGGCATGGTCATCGTGAGCGTGAATGGCACTGAGGTGACCGATCTTGCCTCGCTGGAATCCTCCCTGCGCAACGGCGTCAACAAGGTGAAGACCCTGCTCAATCGCATCGAAAACACGCTCGCCCTCCGCGCTGAATGA
- a CDS encoding voltage-gated chloride channel family protein: protein MQLRPKLIALVALMAVAVGCSVAFFLWSLEAVTRVRFENPWLLWFLPVAGMGVVWLYHRHGGDSEGGNNLILDRLHDPGGGVPRRMAPLVLFGTLVTHLFGGSAGREGTAVQMGGSIASAVARQFRLDAAQLPALLMAGVAAGFGAVFGTPLAGAVFAVEVVMIGRPKLRALPVCLLASYLGDWTCRAWGVGHAHYHIDGVAGPLGAGYLDLGMVGKVALAAVAFGLVGWLFAAVCHWLSAGLKRWIPNPVWRPAVGGVGVIVLFLIVGRADYLGLGVWSPDPAAVTLASLFESPGSHPWAWLWKLAFTAVTVSSGFKGGEVTPLFFIGAALGSALAGLLGAPPELFAGLGMVAVFAGASNTPVASTLMGIELFGLGYALPIALACGVAFLCSGHAGIYPSQRFALKKPFWRRPR from the coding sequence ATGCAACTGCGGCCGAAGCTCATCGCCCTCGTGGCCTTGATGGCGGTTGCGGTGGGATGTTCGGTCGCGTTTTTCCTGTGGAGTCTGGAGGCCGTCACGCGGGTTCGTTTCGAGAATCCCTGGCTGCTTTGGTTTCTGCCGGTGGCCGGGATGGGGGTGGTGTGGCTTTACCATCGCCACGGTGGAGACTCGGAGGGCGGGAACAACCTCATCCTCGACCGCCTCCACGACCCCGGAGGCGGGGTGCCGCGGCGGATGGCTCCGCTGGTTCTTTTCGGGACTTTGGTGACGCATCTATTCGGCGGCTCGGCGGGTCGGGAGGGGACGGCGGTGCAGATGGGCGGCAGCATCGCCAGCGCGGTGGCGCGGCAATTCCGGCTCGATGCGGCTCAGCTCCCGGCGCTGCTAATGGCAGGGGTGGCGGCAGGATTTGGTGCAGTTTTCGGAACGCCGCTGGCCGGGGCGGTCTTTGCGGTGGAGGTCGTGATGATCGGTAGGCCGAAGCTGCGAGCGCTGCCGGTTTGCCTGCTGGCGTCCTATCTCGGCGATTGGACCTGCCGGGCCTGGGGTGTGGGGCATGCGCATTACCATATCGACGGCGTCGCCGGGCCGCTGGGGGCGGGCTATCTGGATCTCGGGATGGTGGGGAAGGTCGCGCTCGCCGCGGTGGCTTTCGGCTTGGTTGGCTGGCTTTTCGCTGCGGTTTGCCACTGGCTGTCGGCGGGATTGAAGCGCTGGATTCCCAATCCTGTCTGGCGTCCGGCGGTCGGGGGAGTGGGGGTAATCGTGCTGTTTCTGATCGTTGGCCGGGCGGATTACCTGGGGCTGGGCGTGTGGTCGCCGGACCCGGCGGCGGTGACGCTGGCGTCGCTATTTGAGTCGCCGGGGAGCCATCCGTGGGCGTGGTTGTGGAAGCTGGCGTTCACCGCGGTCACCGTGTCGTCGGGCTTCAAGGGCGGGGAGGTGACGCCGCTGTTTTTCATCGGTGCCGCCTTGGGAAGTGCCCTTGCAGGCTTGCTGGGAGCGCCACCCGAGCTATTCGCCGGGCTCGGCATGGTAGCGGTGTTCGCCGGTGCGAGCAATACCCCGGTGGCCTCCACCTTGATGGGAATCGAGCTTTTCGGCCTCGGCTACGCGCTGCCGATCGCCCTTGCCTGCGGGGTGGCATTCCTGTGCAGCGGCCACGCGGGAATCTATCCGTCCCAACGATTCGCGCTCAAAAAGCCGTTTTGGCGGCGTCCGCGCTGA
- a CDS encoding AAA family ATPase, whose product MSTNPAQALSAAREALRAEFSKCIIGQEETAEMLFLTLLCGGHALLLGVPGVGKTLMSATLARALHLEFHRVQFTPDLMPADITGSEVLEEDPATGRYRRVVMHGPIFANVLLADEINRTPPKTQAALLQAMQEGEVTIGRETHKLKPPFLVLATQNPIEMEGTYPLPEAQLDRFLCCIKVGYPTVDEEVAIATTGPAGALSEVKPVLGPDELLSFQRAVRSVPVAKDVARYAVKLVVSTRTGQAPEGIGEFIECGASPRASQSLVLAGQARALLHGRVHVDFADIRALAPSILRHRLVLNFRARAERVDADQIVSRLLEKVKPD is encoded by the coding sequence ATGTCCACCAATCCCGCCCAAGCCTTGTCCGCGGCACGCGAAGCGCTGCGCGCCGAATTTTCGAAATGCATCATTGGTCAGGAGGAAACGGCGGAGATGCTCTTCCTCACGTTGCTTTGCGGTGGTCACGCGCTGCTGCTCGGCGTGCCCGGCGTGGGCAAGACGCTGATGAGCGCCACGCTGGCCCGTGCGCTTCACCTGGAGTTCCATCGCGTGCAATTCACGCCCGATCTGATGCCGGCGGACATCACCGGCAGCGAGGTCTTGGAAGAGGATCCGGCGACGGGTCGCTACCGCCGGGTGGTGATGCATGGTCCGATCTTCGCGAACGTGCTGCTCGCCGACGAAATCAACCGCACGCCGCCGAAGACGCAGGCCGCGCTGCTCCAGGCGATGCAGGAAGGAGAGGTGACCATCGGTCGCGAGACCCACAAGCTGAAGCCGCCGTTCCTGGTGCTGGCCACGCAGAACCCGATCGAAATGGAGGGCACCTATCCGCTGCCGGAAGCCCAGCTCGACCGCTTCCTCTGCTGCATCAAGGTGGGCTACCCGACGGTCGATGAGGAAGTCGCCATCGCGACCACGGGTCCCGCCGGCGCGCTTTCGGAAGTGAAGCCGGTGCTTGGTCCGGACGAACTGCTTTCCTTCCAGCGCGCGGTGCGTAGCGTGCCGGTCGCCAAGGACGTCGCCCGCTATGCCGTGAAGCTTGTCGTTTCCACCCGCACCGGCCAAGCGCCGGAGGGCATCGGCGAGTTCATCGAGTGCGGTGCCAGCCCGCGCGCGTCGCAATCGCTGGTGCTGGCGGGCCAAGCCCGCGCCTTGCTGCACGGTCGGGTGCACGTCGATTTCGCCGACATCCGCGCGCTCGCTCCATCGATCCTGCGCCACCGGCTGGTGCTGAATTTCCGCGCCCGCGCCGAGCGGGTCGATGCCGACCAGATCGTTTCCCGCCTGCTAGAGAAGGTGAAACCCGACTGA
- a CDS encoding glutamine amidotransferase — MTLPDFDPAFPIPVIAALAGTAAVFTLYRAFRGRPMQPAWVQGPVVLLRLMVIALLAFILMNPVERITLQAPESSSMILLDKSASMKLATGEKTTRWSDAKAWATQARQTIETVGQPVPPLAVFNQELLNVTDLDAVTPQGDETRLSAALASLFERGDEAPRQILVVSDGCTHDRGELPKVLATARDLGAKISTKVIGTDTPPRNAWIAAVQAPRSVRPKAKVAVHVDLASSGLPPDEPLALVLREDGGKEVARTDFRPRTDGGPVETVLTFEIGLRTTKYSLELVPAMEEVAADDNHFGFTVEVSSNKLRVLFVEGTHVKRTVGVTGHWWNDMELMTRAWDATGEIEYDCLTPISEYNDSPNLVGVSFQNGEMRQDPSRSFPATREELYRYDVMLISDVPVGNFSTEQMQWVVDWVNERGGGFLMGGGYTSFDVGNYDQTPWERITPVDMLAYGAGFMEKPFPIRIPESVKSHPLWKVTDDLAENEKALAAHPIFTGMNRVKRAKPGAIVLAVRADAEGDEPVMAAQSYGRGRSIAWLSDPNGGWAREYVTWGPPGGPPQGPHTELGHGGNFIFKEAAAKIPAEPTPPHPAPWYGDYWVNLVKWLGENSIRWHRDKLAGRAKAAAAKPGDLLPVAAEVLAVTKLDDLLALDVGARLDIPGTPRVRLEYDRDAREFVGMVPVPAGAVGEQVTVFFDATANGVAFTDAVPVGLRRSHLEFTETKPDSDFMKELADAGAGRVLDTPQDAATWLAEVAAERQKHAAVAWNKPLWPKWPLLAAILALLCLEWALRRRSMIPVVTTLAFLLTTDLSRGQDEKEIATLIEQLGAPKVRLRDEAEEKLKRIPQALSALKTASESATSPEARLRAKGLLGVIAQARWIQDATLSGHTTTGSNRQLCAMVVDGKGGKLYTRSQDFVRQWDLATQEPKLELGDPLSTGTNWTNNAPMTSLAISPDGKLLASTDNSGGLILNDTASGERAGDATTATMVLRTATDAEGNTHEVQTYTATPLVHIAFTPDNTILTSGLDFSVKLWSYPELKEQPGTFKLPHIGHAFAFSPDGKHLVISLDKSGEPDFIHVRNRETGANSCEISVPDRPNTLRLNQHGSLLLASNRNGSASLWSLKDGVLSDERVIARTAKPSNCAIFSPDEKAVFVASSDPDCCVSEYDLETGEALWIHPRSGFGVHTIAFLPDGRLAGTCSDMKLRIWSRGE, encoded by the coding sequence ATGACTCTTCCGGATTTCGATCCCGCCTTTCCCATCCCGGTGATCGCCGCACTCGCCGGCACCGCGGCCGTGTTCACGCTCTATCGTGCGTTCCGCGGCCGGCCGATGCAGCCGGCTTGGGTGCAGGGCCCCGTCGTGCTGCTGCGACTGATGGTGATCGCGCTGCTCGCCTTCATCCTGATGAATCCGGTCGAGCGCATCACCTTGCAGGCTCCGGAGAGCAGTTCGATGATTCTGTTAGACAAATCGGCGAGCATGAAGCTGGCGACCGGCGAGAAGACCACGCGCTGGAGCGATGCCAAGGCATGGGCGACGCAGGCGCGCCAAACCATCGAGACCGTCGGCCAACCGGTGCCCCCCCTCGCAGTCTTCAATCAAGAGCTGCTCAACGTGACAGACCTCGATGCGGTCACGCCACAAGGTGATGAGACGCGCCTCTCCGCAGCGCTGGCCAGCTTGTTCGAGCGCGGCGACGAAGCACCGCGCCAGATTCTCGTGGTGTCCGATGGCTGCACCCATGACCGTGGCGAATTGCCGAAAGTGCTGGCCACCGCCCGCGACCTCGGCGCGAAGATTTCCACCAAGGTCATCGGCACCGACACCCCGCCGCGCAATGCCTGGATCGCCGCCGTGCAAGCGCCGCGCAGCGTACGGCCGAAGGCAAAGGTCGCCGTGCACGTCGATCTCGCGTCCTCCGGCCTGCCGCCAGACGAACCGCTCGCGCTGGTGCTGCGCGAGGATGGAGGCAAGGAAGTCGCGCGCACCGACTTCCGCCCGCGCACGGATGGCGGCCCGGTGGAAACCGTGCTGACCTTCGAGATCGGCCTACGCACCACCAAATACTCCTTGGAGCTGGTGCCCGCGATGGAAGAAGTGGCGGCGGACGACAATCACTTCGGCTTCACCGTGGAGGTCTCGTCGAACAAGCTGCGGGTCCTGTTCGTAGAGGGCACCCACGTGAAACGCACCGTCGGCGTGACCGGCCACTGGTGGAATGACATGGAGCTGATGACGCGGGCTTGGGACGCGACCGGCGAGATCGAATACGACTGCCTGACCCCGATCAGCGAGTACAACGACTCGCCGAATCTAGTCGGCGTGAGCTTCCAGAACGGCGAGATGCGGCAGGATCCATCACGGTCCTTTCCCGCCACCCGCGAGGAACTCTATCGCTACGATGTGATGCTCATCAGCGACGTGCCCGTGGGGAATTTCTCCACCGAGCAGATGCAGTGGGTGGTCGATTGGGTGAACGAACGCGGCGGCGGTTTCCTGATGGGCGGGGGCTACACCAGCTTCGACGTGGGCAACTACGACCAGACGCCGTGGGAGCGGATCACGCCGGTGGACATGCTCGCCTACGGTGCGGGCTTCATGGAGAAGCCCTTCCCGATCCGCATCCCGGAGTCGGTGAAAAGCCATCCGCTCTGGAAGGTTACAGACGATCTTGCCGAGAATGAGAAGGCGCTCGCCGCGCACCCGATTTTCACCGGGATGAATCGCGTGAAGCGCGCCAAGCCGGGTGCGATCGTCCTCGCTGTTAGAGCGGATGCCGAAGGCGACGAACCCGTCATGGCCGCGCAGTCGTATGGCCGTGGGCGATCGATCGCGTGGCTGTCCGATCCGAACGGCGGCTGGGCTCGTGAATACGTCACTTGGGGCCCTCCCGGCGGTCCGCCGCAGGGACCTCACACCGAGCTCGGTCATGGTGGCAATTTCATCTTCAAGGAAGCCGCAGCAAAGATCCCCGCTGAGCCGACTCCCCCTCACCCCGCGCCATGGTATGGGGACTACTGGGTGAACCTCGTGAAGTGGCTTGGCGAAAACAGCATCCGCTGGCACCGCGACAAGCTCGCCGGTCGCGCCAAGGCCGCCGCCGCCAAGCCCGGCGACCTGCTGCCCGTCGCCGCCGAAGTGCTGGCCGTAACGAAGCTCGATGATTTGCTCGCTCTCGACGTCGGTGCCCGGCTCGATATCCCCGGCACGCCGCGGGTCCGGCTGGAGTATGATCGCGATGCCCGCGAGTTCGTCGGGATGGTTCCCGTGCCTGCCGGGGCCGTGGGCGAGCAGGTCACCGTGTTCTTCGATGCCACGGCCAATGGTGTCGCCTTTACCGATGCCGTACCGGTCGGCCTTCGCCGTTCGCACCTCGAATTCACCGAGACCAAGCCCGACAGCGATTTCATGAAGGAGCTCGCCGACGCCGGCGCGGGCCGGGTGCTCGATACGCCGCAGGATGCCGCCACGTGGTTGGCCGAGGTCGCCGCAGAGCGCCAAAAGCACGCAGCGGTCGCATGGAACAAGCCACTCTGGCCGAAATGGCCGCTGTTGGCCGCGATCCTCGCCCTGCTGTGCCTGGAGTGGGCACTCCGTCGACGCTCGATGATCCCCGTCGTCACGACGCTGGCTTTCCTGCTCACGACGGACCTCTCCCGCGGTCAGGATGAAAAAGAGATCGCCACGCTGATCGAACAACTCGGCGCGCCGAAAGTCCGCCTGCGCGACGAGGCGGAGGAGAAGCTGAAGCGAATCCCTCAAGCACTGTCCGCCCTCAAGACGGCGTCCGAATCGGCGACATCGCCCGAAGCCCGGCTGCGGGCGAAAGGCTTGTTAGGGGTGATCGCTCAGGCACGTTGGATCCAAGACGCCACCCTTTCCGGCCACACTACGACGGGCTCGAATCGCCAGCTTTGCGCGATGGTCGTGGATGGCAAGGGCGGCAAGCTCTACACGCGCTCGCAGGATTTCGTCCGGCAATGGGACCTCGCCACGCAGGAACCGAAACTGGAGTTGGGCGATCCGCTAAGCACCGGCACCAACTGGACCAACAACGCCCCGATGACGTCGCTGGCCATATCACCCGATGGCAAGCTGCTCGCATCCACCGACAACAGCGGAGGTCTGATCCTCAACGATACCGCCAGCGGCGAGCGGGCAGGTGACGCGACGACCGCGACGATGGTGCTCAGGACGGCGACGGACGCGGAGGGCAATACGCACGAGGTGCAGACCTATACTGCCACACCCCTGGTCCACATCGCATTCACGCCGGACAATACCATTCTCACCAGCGGCTTGGACTTCAGCGTGAAGCTCTGGAGCTATCCCGAGCTGAAGGAGCAACCCGGCACGTTCAAGCTGCCCCACATCGGTCACGCCTTCGCCTTCTCGCCGGATGGCAAGCACCTCGTCATCTCGCTCGATAAAAGCGGCGAGCCCGACTTCATCCACGTCCGCAACCGCGAGACCGGCGCGAATTCCTGCGAGATCAGTGTGCCCGACCGGCCGAACACGCTCCGCTTGAACCAACACGGCAGCCTCCTGCTCGCGTCCAACCGCAACGGCTCGGCCTCCTTGTGGTCGCTCAAGGACGGCGTGCTCTCCGACGAACGGGTGATCGCCCGCACGGCCAAGCCCTCCAACTGCGCGATCTTTTCTCCCGACGAGAAGGCGGTCTTCGTGGCGAGCAGTGACCCGGATTGCTGCGTGAGCGAGTATGACCTCGAAACCGGGGAAGCACTATGGATTCACCCGCGCTCCGGCTTTGGCGTGCACACCATCGCATTCCTGCCGGATGGCCGCTTGGCCGGCACCTGTTCCGACATGAAGCTGCGGATCTGGTCGAGGGGGGAATAG
- a CDS encoding NYN domain-containing protein has protein sequence MEQLLVVDGHSAIFGMEDLRELHHGPKRHLARIELVKRLRDIGDRGEWKVVVVFDGRQTERGFEGGNEDGILIIYSKARETADAVVERLAARFSEKGDRVRVASNDGMVLLTATTFGAEGIRIEELEDWWVRGD, from the coding sequence ATGGAGCAACTCCTCGTTGTCGACGGACACAGCGCGATCTTTGGCATGGAGGACCTGCGTGAACTCCATCACGGGCCGAAGCGGCATCTCGCTCGGATCGAGCTGGTCAAGCGACTGCGCGATATCGGCGACCGCGGGGAGTGGAAGGTCGTGGTCGTCTTCGACGGCCGCCAGACCGAGCGCGGCTTCGAGGGCGGAAACGAGGATGGCATCCTGATCATCTACTCGAAGGCCCGCGAAACGGCCGATGCGGTGGTCGAGCGCCTCGCCGCCCGCTTTTCCGAAAAGGGTGACCGCGTCCGCGTGGCCAGCAATGATGGCATGGTCTTGCTCACGGCGACCACCTTCGGGGCGGAGGGCATCCGGATTGAGGAGCTCGAAGACTGGTGGGTGAGGGGAGATTGA
- a CDS encoding BatA domain-containing protein — MPLLHPAFLFALAAAAIPVIIHLSQRRKFKEFDVGTLRFLQIAEKKRHRRLRIEELLLLLLRIGAVALLALMFARPFLSDREKTEATQDKTLLLLDASGSMTAAMAEKATDAARKAIKEHGAVTVAQFTDAVQVLSSLEDYRPVAGASGDFNKALGWSLDHLRSEGAENTRVVIIGHFASSALPSAPPRVWPPRVQVEAIAIQPPDTRNEAVKAVELLTPFAADNMEIEARVTSSNKPREVALSSEGLNVKQTVPAGVERVLFSFRPPREEVRGFISLEGKDEWPADDRRPFAMHWAEPEPVLILDGFPGSTPFEGQGYFLQKALTASGAAHGLSPYRPEVKYGLDGRDEATQEEAPVQSIGSGFKSLFGGNKASGTGSGAGAAEEETLKPGAVDLAKFSAISICGPTAISPAEARAIAARVAKGAGLFICIDERWKPESTAALVNAKLFPESVELSGGMQQRRIAWWDRKHPALASFDGKDGGDLRMLTWRDAFTIQPSEGWKPLATLDGGHPLLLEKVTDDPTAGRVMVLAHPLTREWSDLPREPMFVPLAKSLFNTLTHYEARQHSANVRFPGTRESREIGYYQTADGTAEVVAADPAESAVIAVDAPAFCKAYALPDATEPLPPATLSAVGNGEERPKTGEWWPWLVLILLSLLTLECAVATRKSARLETSAPVDA; from the coding sequence ATGCCGCTCCTTCACCCAGCCTTTCTCTTCGCCCTGGCGGCTGCGGCCATTCCGGTGATCATTCACTTGAGCCAGCGGCGGAAGTTCAAGGAATTCGATGTCGGGACGCTGCGCTTCCTGCAGATCGCGGAGAAGAAGCGGCACAGGCGACTGCGCATCGAAGAGCTGCTCCTTTTGCTGCTGCGAATCGGAGCGGTGGCGCTGCTCGCGCTGATGTTCGCGCGGCCCTTTCTTTCCGACAGGGAGAAGACTGAAGCGACGCAAGACAAGACCCTGCTGCTGCTGGATGCCTCAGGCAGCATGACCGCGGCGATGGCCGAGAAAGCGACGGACGCGGCAAGGAAGGCGATCAAGGAACACGGTGCGGTTACCGTGGCCCAATTTACCGATGCCGTGCAGGTGCTGTCCTCGCTGGAGGACTACCGGCCGGTGGCCGGAGCATCGGGAGATTTCAACAAGGCTCTTGGCTGGTCGCTCGATCACCTGCGCAGTGAGGGTGCCGAGAATACCCGCGTGGTAATCATCGGCCATTTCGCCTCGTCCGCGCTGCCATCCGCGCCACCTCGGGTTTGGCCGCCGCGGGTGCAAGTGGAAGCGATCGCAATCCAGCCGCCGGACACGCGCAACGAAGCGGTCAAGGCAGTGGAACTCCTGACGCCCTTCGCCGCCGACAACATGGAGATCGAGGCCCGGGTCACCTCGTCTAACAAGCCACGAGAAGTCGCGCTATCCTCCGAGGGTCTGAATGTGAAGCAGACCGTCCCGGCGGGCGTGGAGCGCGTGCTGTTTTCCTTCCGTCCGCCGCGCGAGGAAGTGCGCGGCTTCATTTCCCTGGAAGGAAAGGATGAGTGGCCTGCCGATGACCGCCGGCCCTTTGCGATGCATTGGGCGGAGCCGGAACCGGTGCTGATCCTCGACGGCTTTCCGGGCAGCACGCCCTTCGAAGGACAAGGTTACTTCCTCCAGAAGGCGCTCACGGCATCGGGTGCCGCACATGGTCTCTCGCCCTACCGGCCCGAGGTGAAGTATGGGCTCGATGGCCGCGACGAAGCCACGCAGGAAGAAGCTCCGGTCCAATCAATCGGCAGCGGCTTCAAAAGCCTCTTTGGCGGGAACAAGGCGAGCGGCACCGGAAGCGGTGCCGGCGCGGCTGAAGAAGAGACGCTGAAACCGGGTGCCGTGGACTTGGCCAAGTTCTCCGCGATCTCGATCTGTGGACCGACGGCGATTAGCCCGGCCGAGGCCAGAGCCATCGCCGCCCGCGTCGCGAAGGGCGCGGGGCTTTTCATCTGCATCGACGAGCGCTGGAAGCCGGAATCCACCGCGGCTCTGGTGAACGCGAAGCTTTTCCCGGAGTCGGTGGAGCTCAGCGGAGGCATGCAGCAGCGGCGCATCGCGTGGTGGGATCGCAAGCATCCGGCGCTGGCGAGCTTCGATGGCAAGGACGGCGGCGACCTGCGCATGCTGACATGGCGGGATGCCTTCACGATCCAGCCAAGCGAAGGATGGAAGCCACTCGCGACTCTCGATGGCGGTCATCCTCTGCTCTTGGAAAAGGTCACAGACGATCCGACCGCCGGCCGCGTGATGGTGCTCGCGCACCCGCTCACGCGCGAATGGAGTGACTTGCCGCGCGAGCCGATGTTCGTGCCGCTCGCCAAAAGCCTTTTCAATACGCTGACCCACTACGAGGCCCGCCAGCATAGCGCAAATGTCCGCTTCCCCGGCACCCGAGAAAGCCGCGAGATCGGCTACTACCAAACGGCCGACGGCACCGCTGAGGTGGTCGCCGCCGATCCCGCCGAGTCGGCTGTCATCGCCGTCGACGCCCCTGCTTTCTGCAAGGCCTACGCCCTGCCCGATGCCACCGAGCCACTACCGCCCGCAACCCTCTCCGCCGTCGGCAACGGCGAAGAGCGCCCCAAGACGGGTGAATGGTGGCCATGGCTGGTGCTCATTCTCCTTTCCCTGCTGACTCTCGAATGCGCGGTCGCCACCCGGAAATCCGCGCGACTCGAAACCTCTGCCCCAGTGGACGCATGA
- a CDS encoding NADAR family protein, translated as MHEVFCVEDLVLASRRGDRPKYLLFWGHTPPADGSVSKACFSQWFPSPLTVEGIHYRTAEHFMMAAKARLFGDLENEERVLTASHPKQAKELGRKVRGFDEETWVRERYRLVVKGNLAKFTHNPRLKDFLLGTGRRVLVEASPYDKIWGIGLAADHPDAEKPAAWKGLNLLGFALMEVRAALQSQKSSP; from the coding sequence ATGCACGAGGTTTTCTGCGTCGAAGATCTAGTCCTCGCCTCCCGGCGTGGAGACCGTCCGAAGTACCTTCTGTTCTGGGGCCACACACCGCCGGCGGACGGCTCAGTATCGAAAGCGTGCTTCAGCCAATGGTTCCCTTCCCCGCTCACCGTGGAAGGCATCCACTATCGCACTGCAGAGCATTTCATGATGGCCGCCAAGGCCCGCTTGTTCGGCGACCTGGAGAACGAGGAGCGAGTCCTAACGGCATCCCATCCGAAGCAAGCCAAGGAACTTGGCCGCAAGGTCCGCGGCTTCGACGAAGAGACCTGGGTGCGCGAGCGCTACCGACTGGTGGTCAAGGGCAACCTCGCGAAGTTCACGCACAATCCTCGCCTGAAGGACTTCCTCTTAGGAACGGGCCGGCGCGTGCTGGTAGAGGCGAGTCCTTACGACAAGATCTGGGGCATCGGTCTCGCGGCAGATCATCCTGACGCGGAGAAGCCAGCCGCGTGGAAGGGTCTCAACCTGCTCGGCTTCGCCCTGATGGAAGTGCGGGCAGCGCTCCAATCTCAGAAATCCTCACCATAA